The Streptomyces sp. NBC_01244 genome contains a region encoding:
- a CDS encoding ABC transporter permease, whose translation MSATHGVSAEHGTGSKLGWAAVDSWTMTRRELAHWARQPVQVVVGLVFPVMMLLMFSYLIGGGQGVDGDFTAYLVPGMLTMTMAFGLEATMLSVTQDLGKGVIDRFRSMPMNSGAVLVGRSVADMLQSAVGLTVMITVGYAIGWRWHEGLAAFLGAVGLLLLLRFAMLWIGIHLAMVAGKPELVQAVQILVWPVSFLSNVIASPESMPSWLGVIVEWNPMSATATAVRGLFGNPGAAGDSWAATHAELLAVAWPVVLIAVFLPLAVKRFRDLSR comes from the coding sequence ATGAGTGCGACGCACGGTGTGAGCGCGGAGCACGGCACGGGTTCGAAGCTGGGCTGGGCGGCCGTCGACTCCTGGACGATGACCCGGCGCGAGCTGGCCCACTGGGCGCGACAGCCCGTGCAGGTGGTCGTCGGGCTGGTCTTCCCGGTGATGATGCTGCTGATGTTCAGCTACCTGATCGGCGGCGGACAGGGCGTCGACGGGGACTTCACGGCCTACCTGGTCCCCGGCATGCTCACCATGACCATGGCCTTCGGCCTGGAAGCCACGATGCTCTCGGTCACGCAGGACCTCGGCAAGGGGGTCATCGACCGGTTCCGCTCGATGCCGATGAACTCCGGCGCGGTCCTGGTCGGCCGGAGCGTCGCCGACATGCTGCAGTCGGCGGTCGGCCTGACCGTCATGATCACGGTCGGATATGCGATCGGCTGGCGCTGGCACGAGGGCCTCGCCGCCTTCCTGGGCGCCGTAGGACTGCTGTTGCTGCTGCGGTTCGCGATGCTGTGGATCGGCATCCACCTGGCGATGGTCGCGGGCAAGCCGGAACTGGTGCAGGCCGTGCAGATCCTCGTCTGGCCGGTCAGCTTCCTCTCCAACGTCATCGCCTCGCCCGAATCGATGCCCTCCTGGCTGGGCGTGATCGTGGAGTGGAACCCGATGTCCGCGACGGCCACCGCGGTACGCGGCCTCTTCGGCAACCCGGGCGCGGCCGGCGACTCCTGGGCCGCGACCCACGCGGAACTCCTCGCGGTGGCCTGGCCGGTTGTCTTGATCGCGGTGTTCCTCCCGCTGGCAGTGAAGCGGTTCCGGGACCTGAGTCGCTGA
- a CDS encoding ATP-binding cassette domain-containing protein: MSDHDLAIVVEGLRKKYGDKQALDGLDLTVRAGTVHGILGPNGAGKTTAVRIMSTLLRPEEGRVEVAGFDVRTRADEVRSRIGLLGQHAAVDEELSGRQNLEMFGRLYHLGSRRAGARADELLARFGLADTGKKAVKQYSGGMRRRLDLAASLILRPQVLFLDEPTTGLDPRGRTEVWNAVRSLVGGGATVLLTTQYLEEADQLADKIAVINHGKVIAEGTADELKTKTGGDRIDVVLHDTAQLARAASLLPGDVVVDEDRRMVSASVTDRMAALTETVRALEVAGIEAEDIAVRRPTLDEVFMHLTREEAV; encoded by the coding sequence TTGTCTGACCATGATCTGGCGATCGTCGTCGAAGGTCTGCGGAAGAAGTACGGGGACAAGCAGGCCCTCGACGGCCTTGATCTCACCGTCCGAGCCGGGACCGTACATGGGATTCTCGGCCCGAACGGCGCCGGAAAGACCACGGCCGTACGCATCATGTCCACGCTGCTGCGCCCCGAGGAGGGGCGTGTCGAGGTGGCGGGCTTCGACGTGCGGACCCGGGCCGACGAGGTGCGCTCGCGGATCGGGCTGCTCGGCCAGCACGCCGCTGTCGATGAGGAGCTCAGCGGCCGCCAGAACTTGGAGATGTTCGGCCGCCTCTACCATCTCGGCTCCCGCCGTGCGGGCGCGCGGGCTGATGAGCTCCTGGCCCGGTTCGGGCTCGCGGACACCGGCAAGAAGGCGGTCAAGCAGTACAGCGGCGGCATGCGGCGGCGGCTCGACCTCGCGGCCTCCCTCATTTTGCGGCCTCAAGTGCTCTTCCTGGACGAGCCCACGACCGGGCTCGACCCCCGCGGTCGCACGGAGGTGTGGAACGCGGTGCGTTCCCTGGTGGGCGGCGGCGCGACCGTCCTGTTGACCACGCAGTACCTGGAGGAAGCCGACCAGCTGGCCGACAAGATCGCGGTGATCAACCACGGGAAGGTCATTGCCGAGGGAACGGCCGACGAGCTGAAGACCAAGACGGGCGGCGACCGCATCGACGTGGTCCTGCACGACACGGCCCAACTGGCCCGAGCGGCCTCACTCCTGCCCGGTGACGTGGTGGTGGACGAGGACCGGCGGATGGTCAGCGCCTCGGTCACCGACCGGATGGCGGCCCTGACCGAGACCGTGCGGGCACTGGAAGTGGCGGGCATCGAGGCGGAGGACATCGCCGTACGCCGGCCGACGCTCGACGAGGTCTTCATGCACCTGACGAGGGAGGAGGCCGTATGA
- the ispH gene encoding 4-hydroxy-3-methylbut-2-enyl diphosphate reductase, whose amino-acid sequence MSNGSARPSGAPGPRSVLLAAPSGFCAGVSRAVETVEKALARYGAPVYVRRQIVHNRQVVERLRRAGAVFVAEADEVPAGAVLVLSAHGVAPHVREAAADRGRRVIDATCPLVTKVHREADRYAELGYDILLIGDPEHEEVIGTAGVAPGRTHLVHGVAAARVLEVPDRGRLVWLAQTTLTVDETERVAAELRKRFPGIEDPPSDDICYAAQNRQAGAKHLAGASDIVLVVGSANSHNSCRLVEVARACGTPAHLVGAPAAIEDGWLHRAAVVGVTAGASAPAESIAAVVAELAARGYRDVRTVEVAREGQRFSLPRELTEPRP is encoded by the coding sequence ATGTCGAACGGGTCCGCACGGCCATCCGGAGCACCAGGCCCCAGATCGGTTCTGCTCGCCGCGCCCAGCGGGTTCTGCGCGGGGGTGTCCCGGGCCGTCGAGACGGTCGAGAAAGCCCTCGCCCGCTACGGGGCGCCCGTCTACGTGCGCCGCCAGATCGTGCACAACCGGCAGGTGGTGGAACGGCTGCGGCGCGCGGGCGCCGTGTTCGTCGCCGAGGCCGACGAGGTCCCGGCGGGGGCGGTGTTGGTCCTCTCCGCGCACGGAGTGGCCCCGCACGTGCGGGAGGCGGCGGCGGACCGTGGCCGGCGGGTCATCGACGCCACCTGCCCGCTGGTGACCAAGGTGCACCGCGAGGCCGACCGGTACGCCGAACTCGGCTACGACATCCTGCTGATCGGGGACCCGGAGCACGAGGAGGTCATCGGGACGGCCGGAGTTGCCCCCGGCCGAACGCACCTGGTGCACGGCGTCGCAGCCGCACGCGTGCTGGAAGTCCCCGACCGGGGGCGGCTCGTCTGGCTCGCTCAGACCACGCTCACCGTCGACGAGACCGAACGGGTCGCGGCGGAGCTGCGCAAGCGGTTCCCCGGCATCGAGGACCCGCCGAGCGACGACATCTGCTACGCCGCGCAGAACCGTCAGGCGGGCGCGAAGCACTTGGCGGGGGCGAGCGACATCGTCCTGGTCGTCGGCTCCGCGAACTCCCACAACTCCTGCCGCCTGGTGGAAGTGGCGAGGGCCTGCGGCACCCCGGCCCACCTGGTCGGCGCCCCCGCCGCGATCGAGGACGGGTGGCTGCACCGCGCCGCGGTCGTCGGGGTCACGGCAGGAGCCTCCGCGCCCGCGGAATCCATCGCCGCCGTGGTCGCGGAACTGGCCGCCCGCGGCTACCGGGACGTGCGCACGGTGGAGGTGGCGCGCGAGGGCCAGCGCTTCTCCCTCCCCCGTGAACTGACCGAACCCCGACCTTGA
- a CDS encoding ABC transporter permease, whose translation MRATLRWAHADLRAHRGEALFLVLASAGIIASLLLAGALFSYATNPWQRVFNQSQGAHIWLHTRADTDTGRLAALDEVAAVSGPFATAPATVEAHGTRGRVTLRATGDRPPKEARPLITAGRWLGGAGGDVDAAADMKGHTAADRSDEVVLESSFARAVWARPGDTVRFTGAQGQPVDLRVVGLAEAAEPRYRPGLAPGVAWAPQSALDRLGPADKGQSIGLRLKDPADTDFVVQRAVTLLGGDNVGQVTTWQQARADAGGDDQLLGRMFAAFGLSGLIAAAVTASGAVTARVRGQLRDIAVLKAIGFTPGQVIRACLVQHLSFAVLGTALGTAAIVFLGGWIPGRIGDAARLWKDMPGHTALTIGLPTATVLLIAGATALTAWRAGRVPPVPAARSAQPGGAPMTALGRRALGLRLSPALVLGWRAAITRPGHALVPVVRLALPLVLIAVGLVAWSTLDQFRTDPARMGVPAALTVRASGPSALAEADLDRAIGSVPQIAAAHPGVELAALAPGQTGTIVLRGLGLGDVPYPHTVAEGRAPHGDDEAVAGQGLLDLLGVGVGDWVRLTVQGRPQILHIVGRSIEPDFDGRVISTSLDVLRQRDARLRPEFLALELRPGADPGAVRDALSRAAGSTVDVRATSDAAARLDPARGVIAALIAVSTLIGLIELLALIGADVRARSRDLLALKAIGLTPRQVGAVIVTAAGLTALAAAVLGTTLGTLAGGWLVDAQGRADGTGSGIAGHPQASVLLTLVAGAVLGAVAAALLPAARAARRRPADSLTETM comes from the coding sequence GTGCGGGCCACCCTGCGCTGGGCACACGCCGACCTCCGCGCACACCGCGGAGAGGCACTCTTCCTCGTCCTGGCCAGCGCGGGCATCATCGCCTCCCTGCTGCTGGCCGGCGCCCTGTTCAGCTACGCGACCAACCCCTGGCAGCGCGTCTTCAACCAGTCGCAGGGCGCCCACATCTGGCTCCATACCCGGGCCGACACCGACACGGGCCGGCTGGCCGCCCTCGACGAGGTGGCCGCGGTCTCCGGGCCGTTCGCCACCGCCCCGGCCACCGTCGAGGCTCACGGAACGCGCGGGCGCGTCACCTTGCGCGCCACCGGCGACCGCCCGCCGAAGGAGGCGCGCCCCCTGATCACGGCGGGACGCTGGCTCGGCGGGGCAGGCGGGGACGTGGACGCCGCCGCGGACATGAAGGGCCACACCGCCGCGGACCGGTCCGACGAGGTGGTCCTGGAAAGCAGCTTCGCCCGCGCCGTCTGGGCCCGGCCCGGCGACACCGTGCGGTTCACAGGCGCCCAGGGCCAGCCCGTAGACCTCAGGGTCGTCGGTCTGGCGGAGGCGGCCGAACCCCGCTACCGTCCCGGCCTCGCCCCCGGCGTGGCCTGGGCCCCGCAGTCCGCCCTGGACCGGCTCGGCCCGGCGGACAAGGGGCAGAGCATCGGACTGCGCCTGAAGGACCCGGCCGACACCGACTTCGTGGTCCAGCGGGCCGTCACTCTGCTGGGCGGCGACAACGTCGGACAGGTCACCACCTGGCAGCAGGCGAGGGCCGACGCGGGCGGCGACGACCAGCTGCTGGGGCGGATGTTCGCCGCCTTCGGCCTCAGCGGCCTGATCGCGGCCGCGGTGACCGCCTCCGGAGCGGTCACCGCCCGGGTGCGCGGCCAACTGCGGGACATCGCCGTCCTCAAGGCGATCGGCTTCACCCCCGGACAGGTCATCAGGGCCTGTCTCGTCCAGCACCTCTCCTTCGCCGTGCTGGGCACGGCCCTCGGCACGGCCGCCATCGTGTTCCTCGGCGGCTGGATACCCGGCCGGATCGGCGACGCGGCCCGCCTGTGGAAGGACATGCCGGGCCACACCGCCCTCACGATCGGCCTGCCGACCGCCACCGTCCTGCTGATCGCGGGCGCCACCGCCCTCACCGCGTGGCGGGCCGGCCGCGTCCCGCCCGTACCGGCGGCCAGGTCGGCCCAGCCCGGCGGAGCCCCCATGACGGCCCTCGGCCGCCGGGCGCTCGGCCTGCGGCTGTCACCGGCGCTCGTACTCGGCTGGCGCGCCGCGATCACCCGCCCCGGTCACGCCCTGGTCCCCGTGGTCCGCCTCGCCCTGCCGCTCGTACTGATCGCCGTCGGCCTGGTCGCCTGGTCGACCCTCGACCAGTTCCGCACCGACCCGGCCCGGATGGGCGTCCCGGCCGCGCTCACCGTCCGCGCTTCCGGGCCGTCCGCCCTGGCCGAAGCCGACTTGGACCGGGCCATCGGCTCCGTACCGCAGATCGCCGCCGCCCACCCCGGCGTCGAACTCGCGGCCCTGGCCCCCGGCCAGACCGGCACCATCGTCCTGCGAGGCCTGGGACTGGGCGATGTCCCGTACCCGCACACCGTGGCGGAGGGCCGCGCGCCGCACGGCGACGACGAAGCGGTCGCCGGCCAGGGCCTCCTCGACCTCCTCGGAGTGGGCGTGGGGGACTGGGTCCGGCTGACCGTACAGGGACGCCCGCAGATCCTGCACATCGTGGGACGCAGCATCGAGCCCGACTTCGACGGCCGGGTGATCTCCACCTCCCTCGACGTACTGCGCCAGCGGGACGCGCGGCTGCGCCCCGAGTTCCTGGCGCTCGAACTGCGACCCGGCGCCGACCCCGGGGCGGTACGGGACGCCCTCAGCCGGGCGGCCGGAAGCACCGTGGACGTCCGCGCGACCTCCGACGCCGCCGCCCGGCTCGATCCGGCGCGGGGCGTCATCGCGGCCCTGATCGCGGTGTCGACGCTGATCGGGCTGATCGAGCTGCTCGCCCTGATCGGTGCGGACGTACGGGCCCGCTCCCGCGACCTGCTCGCCCTCAAGGCCATCGGCCTGACCCCCCGGCAGGTCGGCGCGGTCATCGTGACCGCGGCGGGCCTGACCGCCCTGGCCGCGGCCGTACTGGGAACCACCCTCGGCACCCTCGCGGGCGGCTGGCTCGTCGACGCCCAGGGCCGGGCCGACGGGACCGGATCCGGCATCGCCGGCCACCCGCAGGCCTCCGTCCTGCTCACCTTGGTGGCAGGCGCCGTACTGGGCGCGGTGGCGGCCGCACTGCTGCCGGCCGCACGAGCGGCCCGCCGACGGCCGGCCGACTCCCTCACCGAGACGATGTGA
- a CDS encoding ABC transporter ATP-binding protein: protein MRADAAAAAVAAPPHDAIVHAEGLTKTHAGDSAPVHAVRGVNLTVRPGEFVAVTGPSGAGKSTLLHLLGGLQQPDGGRLWVDGRRVDAFSEAQWAVLRRRRIGVVFQFFNLVSNLTVADNVELPALLAGATTRTARAHRVELLAELGLEGRERALPGELSGGEQQRVALARALVNQPALLLADEPAGSLDSKGTREVLRLLTRFHQRGQTIVMVTHDARMASAADRVISFFDGRIADDAELGGVGVRPGRGGVSGTLELKD, encoded by the coding sequence ATGCGGGCCGACGCAGCCGCCGCAGCGGTCGCAGCACCTCCGCACGACGCGATCGTCCACGCCGAGGGCCTCACCAAGACCCACGCCGGCGACAGCGCCCCGGTCCACGCGGTGAGGGGTGTGAACCTGACCGTGCGGCCGGGGGAGTTCGTCGCCGTCACCGGCCCCTCCGGCGCAGGGAAATCCACCCTGCTGCACCTCCTGGGCGGCCTCCAGCAGCCCGACGGAGGGCGGCTCTGGGTGGACGGCCGGCGCGTCGACGCCTTCTCCGAGGCCCAGTGGGCCGTCCTGCGCCGCCGGCGCATCGGCGTCGTCTTCCAGTTCTTCAACCTGGTCTCCAACCTGACCGTCGCCGACAACGTCGAGCTGCCCGCCCTGCTCGCGGGCGCCACCACCCGGACCGCCCGCGCCCACCGCGTGGAACTCCTGGCCGAACTCGGACTCGAAGGCCGCGAACGGGCCCTGCCCGGCGAGCTGTCCGGCGGCGAACAGCAGCGGGTGGCACTGGCCCGAGCCCTGGTCAACCAGCCCGCCCTGCTCCTCGCCGACGAACCGGCAGGCAGCCTCGACAGCAAAGGGACCCGCGAGGTCCTGCGCCTGCTCACCCGCTTCCACCAACGGGGCCAGACCATCGTCATGGTCACCCACGACGCCCGCATGGCCAGCGCCGCCGACCGCGTCATCAGCTTCTTCGACGGGCGCATAGCCGACGACGCGGAACTCGGCGGCGTCGGCGTCCGGCCCGGCCGCGGCGGAGTCTCCGGCACCCTCGAACTGAAGGACTGA
- a CDS encoding PadR family transcriptional regulator — translation MRLQLLALLTRGPAHGYELKLALEQLLGAAYPQPNVGQIYVTLGRLEKTGLIEGEDVEQAGRPNKRTYRLTEAGQEAVAAWFEETADEPRVRDEFFMKLALAPFAGLADPITLINRQRRQYLNTMRDLSKLAASEDRENKISQLLIEGAMLHLQADLDWLERCQEELE, via the coding sequence GTGCGGCTACAGCTGCTGGCACTCCTCACCCGCGGCCCCGCCCACGGCTACGAGCTGAAGCTGGCCCTTGAACAGCTGTTGGGCGCCGCGTACCCTCAGCCCAACGTCGGCCAGATCTACGTGACCCTCGGGCGCCTGGAGAAGACCGGACTGATCGAGGGCGAGGACGTCGAACAGGCGGGCCGGCCCAACAAGCGCACCTACCGGCTGACCGAGGCCGGGCAGGAAGCCGTCGCGGCGTGGTTCGAGGAGACGGCCGACGAACCCCGGGTGCGCGACGAGTTCTTCATGAAGCTGGCCCTGGCCCCCTTCGCGGGCCTGGCCGATCCCATCACCCTGATCAACCGACAGCGTCGGCAGTACCTCAACACCATGCGCGACCTCTCCAAGCTGGCAGCGTCGGAGGACCGCGAGAACAAGATCTCCCAGCTGCTCATCGAGGGCGCCATGCTGCACCTGCAGGCCGACCTCGACTGGCTGGAGCGATGTCAGGAGGAGCTGGAATGA
- a CDS encoding glycoside hydrolase family 13 protein, giving the protein MLNTLPADTGRPSPTATAAPWWRDAVIYQVYVRSFLDSTGDGIGDLAGVRAGLPYLKKLGVDGIWLSPFYPSPQHDHGYDVADYRAVDPVYGDLAEFDRLVSASRRIGLKVLLDIVPNHCSSEHPWFREALASGPGTAARSRFHFAPGRGADGSEPPNNWRAMFGGPAWTRVTGPDGVPGEWYLHLFTPEQPDLNWRHPEVGDEFEQVLRFWLDRGVDGFRIDVAAGLFKHPELPDSEDPEADERSRDSVNPLAWNQPEVHGVWRRWRAVCEEYTARDGQHRLLVGEVSVPTAREHALYVRPDELHQAFFFDLLSAPWDAAAFRTTIDAAVRDIAGTGSTVTWVLNNHDQVRTVTRYAGEPGVEGSGLGAARARAAALLMLALPGAAYVYQGEELGLPEVLDLPDDVLTDPIFSRTGSRKHVRDGCRVPLPWSGHASPFGFSQGPAGAQPWLPQPSWFADHATDRALADTSSFWHLYREGLQLRRSMPQLGEGPLGWLETPPQVLAMVRGDGLVCAVNFGSDPVPAPVPGAPLLASGPCPDGVLPGATAAWWITDLKTA; this is encoded by the coding sequence ATGCTCAACACGCTCCCGGCCGACACAGGCCGCCCCTCCCCCACCGCAACTGCCGCTCCCTGGTGGCGCGACGCGGTGATCTACCAGGTCTACGTCCGCAGCTTCCTGGACAGCACCGGCGACGGCATCGGTGATCTGGCCGGTGTCCGCGCGGGCCTCCCGTACCTCAAGAAGCTCGGCGTGGACGGCATCTGGCTCAGCCCCTTCTACCCCTCCCCGCAGCACGACCACGGGTACGACGTAGCCGACTACCGCGCCGTGGACCCGGTCTACGGGGACCTCGCCGAGTTCGACCGGCTGGTCTCCGCGAGCAGGCGCATCGGCCTGAAGGTCCTGCTCGACATCGTCCCCAACCACTGCTCCAGCGAGCACCCCTGGTTCCGCGAGGCCCTGGCCTCCGGGCCCGGCACGGCCGCCCGGTCCAGGTTCCACTTCGCACCCGGCCGGGGTGCGGACGGCAGCGAACCGCCGAACAACTGGCGGGCCATGTTCGGCGGTCCGGCCTGGACCCGGGTGACCGGGCCCGACGGCGTCCCCGGCGAGTGGTACCTCCACCTCTTCACCCCCGAACAGCCGGACCTCAACTGGCGCCACCCCGAGGTCGGCGACGAGTTCGAGCAGGTGCTGCGGTTCTGGCTGGACCGCGGGGTGGACGGCTTCCGCATCGATGTCGCGGCCGGCCTCTTCAAGCACCCCGAACTGCCGGACTCCGAGGACCCCGAGGCCGACGAGCGCTCCCGCGATTCGGTCAACCCCCTCGCCTGGAATCAGCCCGAGGTGCACGGGGTGTGGCGCCGCTGGCGGGCCGTGTGCGAGGAGTACACCGCCCGGGACGGGCAGCACCGCCTGCTCGTCGGCGAGGTGTCCGTACCCACGGCCCGCGAACACGCCCTGTACGTACGGCCGGACGAGCTGCACCAGGCCTTCTTCTTCGACCTGCTCAGCGCCCCCTGGGACGCTGCCGCCTTCCGCACGACCATCGACGCGGCGGTACGCGACATCGCGGGTACCGGCTCGACGGTGACCTGGGTGCTGAACAACCACGACCAGGTCCGCACCGTCACCCGGTACGCGGGCGAGCCCGGAGTCGAGGGCAGCGGGCTGGGCGCCGCCCGGGCCCGGGCGGCCGCCCTGCTGATGCTGGCCCTGCCCGGCGCCGCCTACGTCTACCAGGGCGAGGAGTTGGGGCTGCCGGAGGTGCTCGACTTGCCCGACGACGTACTGACCGACCCGATCTTCTCCCGTACCGGAAGCCGCAAGCACGTGCGCGACGGCTGCCGGGTCCCGCTGCCCTGGTCCGGCCACGCCTCCCCGTTCGGCTTCAGCCAGGGTCCGGCCGGCGCCCAGCCCTGGCTGCCGCAGCCCTCCTGGTTCGCGGACCACGCCACGGACCGGGCCCTGGCCGACACCAGCTCCTTCTGGCACCTCTACCGCGAGGGCCTCCAACTACGCCGCAGCATGCCCCAGTTGGGGGAAGGCCCACTGGGCTGGCTGGAGACGCCCCCGCAGGTGCTGGCCATGGTCCGCGGTGACGGGCTCGTCTGCGCGGTGAACTTCGGCTCCGACCCGGTACCGGCCCCCGTCCCCGGGGCTCCCCTCCTCGCCAGCGGGCCCTGCCCCGACGGCGTACTGCCCGGCGCGACCGCCGCCTGGTGGATCACCGACCTCAAGACCGCCTGA
- a CDS encoding ABC transporter substrate-binding protein, giving the protein MGRSSRTARRGAAALSTALVLGLTAVACSDSTEPASGGGDLKGKTVTVAGVWTGSEQQNFKKVLDAFSAKTGAKTEFVPSGDNVSTFVGSKIEGGNAPDVALVPQVGVLQQFAAKGWLSPLSEATAQTASAGLAPVWKNYGTVDNTYYGLYFKAAHKSTVWYSPAAFTQAGAAEPKTWAELLTTGRSLADAGLPAFAVAGEDGWTLTDWFENVYLSTAGAERYDQLAQHKLKWTDQSVVDALTTLAEVFEDQQLVSGGASGALRTDFPASVGQVFGPEPKAAMVFEGDFVGGVAKDEFGKKPGEDAKFFAFPPVGAGLAPVVSGGDAAVVLKDAKNADAGMKLLEFLATPEAAEVWAGAGGFLSPNKNVKASAYADDTARATAASLVAAGDSVRFDMSDQAPAAFGGTKGAGEWKLLQDFLRDPSDPKGTAAKLEEAAAKAYGN; this is encoded by the coding sequence ATGGGACGATCCAGCAGAACGGCACGACGCGGCGCGGCCGCCCTCTCCACCGCCCTGGTGCTCGGCCTGACCGCCGTGGCCTGTAGCGACAGCACCGAACCCGCTTCGGGCGGCGGGGACCTGAAGGGCAAGACGGTCACCGTCGCGGGCGTGTGGACCGGCAGCGAGCAGCAGAATTTCAAGAAGGTGCTGGACGCCTTCAGCGCGAAGACCGGGGCGAAGACGGAGTTCGTCCCCTCCGGCGACAACGTCTCCACCTTCGTCGGAAGCAAGATCGAGGGCGGCAACGCGCCCGACGTCGCCCTGGTCCCGCAGGTGGGCGTACTCCAGCAGTTCGCGGCGAAGGGCTGGCTGAGCCCTCTCTCCGAAGCGACCGCGCAGACCGCCTCGGCCGGGCTCGCCCCGGTCTGGAAGAACTACGGCACCGTCGACAACACCTACTACGGCCTCTATTTCAAGGCCGCCCACAAATCCACCGTCTGGTACTCCCCCGCCGCCTTCACCCAGGCCGGCGCCGCCGAGCCGAAGACCTGGGCGGAGCTGCTCACGACCGGCCGGTCGCTGGCCGATGCCGGGCTGCCCGCCTTCGCCGTGGCCGGCGAGGACGGCTGGACCCTCACGGACTGGTTCGAGAACGTCTACCTCTCGACGGCGGGCGCGGAGCGGTACGACCAGCTCGCCCAGCACAAGCTCAAGTGGACCGACCAGAGCGTCGTGGACGCCCTCACCACCCTGGCCGAGGTCTTCGAGGACCAGCAGTTGGTCTCCGGCGGGGCGAGCGGTGCGCTGCGGACCGACTTCCCCGCCTCCGTCGGCCAGGTCTTCGGGCCGGAGCCCAAGGCGGCCATGGTCTTCGAGGGTGACTTCGTCGGCGGTGTCGCCAAGGACGAGTTCGGCAAGAAGCCCGGTGAGGACGCCAAGTTCTTCGCGTTCCCGCCCGTGGGCGCGGGCCTGGCCCCGGTCGTCAGCGGCGGCGACGCCGCCGTCGTCCTGAAGGACGCCAAGAACGCCGACGCCGGCATGAAGCTGCTGGAGTTCCTGGCCACTCCCGAGGCCGCGGAGGTCTGGGCGGGGGCCGGCGGCTTCCTCTCCCCGAACAAGAACGTCAAGGCGTCCGCGTACGCGGACGACACGGCCCGCGCCACCGCCGCCTCGCTGGTCGCCGCCGGCGACTCCGTCCGCTTCGACATGTCCGACCAGGCCCCGGCGGCCTTCGGCGGCACGAAGGGCGCCGGGGAGTGGAAGCTCCTCCAGGACTTCCTGCGCGACCCGTCCGACCCCAAGGGCACGGCCGCGAAGCTCGAAGAAGCCGCCGCCAAGGCCTACGGGAACTGA
- a CDS encoding ABC transporter permease — protein sequence MAHIVKARGTADPQVRARRRRRRLAVLFVLPALLLLGALVVYPVVFSVGRSLFDARGDRFVGAANYVEMFRDPATMKAVRNSAVWIVVAPTLLTGLGLVLAVLTEKVRWATAFKLVLFLPMAVSFLAAGIIFRLAYEQDPDRGVINAAVVGVHDAFKEPAPYPTARAREGKGLTGSPGGPYVSLGTVRPGGQGLALPLVGIAPGAVPAGSAPAAVPAGSGSASGDAVTGTVYLDVAPGASGTQGAVDPGEKGLPGVRVEVLRDGKAAATTTTGPDGSFRLGGLDGAAEYTLRLPASNFAVGYTGVDWLGPTLVTPAIIGAYLWVWTGFSMVLIGAGLAAIPRDVLEAARVDGASEGQIFRRVTVPLLAPVLTVVFVTLVINVMKVFDLVYIIAPGPVQEEADVLATRMWLVSFGGGNNQGLGSALSVLLLLLVVPAMIFNIRRFRRGGA from the coding sequence ATGGCGCACATCGTGAAGGCGCGCGGCACGGCGGATCCGCAGGTCCGTGCCCGGCGCAGAAGGAGACGTCTCGCCGTCCTCTTCGTCCTGCCCGCCCTGCTCCTGCTCGGGGCGCTGGTCGTCTACCCGGTCGTGTTCTCGGTCGGCCGCAGCCTTTTCGATGCGCGTGGCGACCGGTTCGTCGGGGCCGCGAACTACGTGGAGATGTTCCGGGATCCGGCGACGATGAAGGCGGTCCGCAACAGCGCCGTCTGGATCGTCGTCGCGCCCACCCTCCTCACCGGGCTCGGTCTGGTCCTCGCCGTGCTCACCGAGAAGGTGCGCTGGGCGACCGCGTTCAAGCTGGTGCTCTTCCTCCCCATGGCGGTGTCGTTCCTCGCCGCCGGCATCATCTTCCGGCTGGCCTACGAGCAGGACCCCGACCGGGGCGTGATCAACGCGGCGGTCGTCGGAGTCCACGACGCCTTCAAGGAACCGGCCCCGTACCCGACGGCCCGCGCCCGCGAGGGCAAGGGTCTGACGGGCAGCCCCGGCGGCCCCTACGTCTCCCTGGGCACCGTCCGGCCCGGGGGGCAGGGCCTGGCCCTGCCGCTCGTCGGCATCGCACCCGGTGCGGTGCCGGCGGGCTCCGCCCCGGCGGCGGTCCCCGCGGGCTCCGGCTCCGCCTCGGGCGACGCGGTGACCGGGACCGTCTACCTGGACGTCGCCCCGGGTGCGTCCGGCACCCAGGGCGCGGTCGACCCGGGCGAGAAGGGCCTGCCCGGCGTACGGGTGGAGGTACTGCGGGACGGGAAGGCGGCGGCCACCACGACCACCGGCCCCGACGGCTCCTTCCGGCTCGGCGGCCTCGACGGCGCGGCGGAGTACACCCTGCGCCTGCCGGCCTCGAACTTCGCCGTCGGCTACACCGGGGTGGACTGGCTCGGCCCGACCCTGGTCACCCCGGCGATCATCGGCGCCTACCTGTGGGTCTGGACCGGCTTCTCCATGGTGCTGATCGGGGCGGGCCTGGCCGCGATCCCGCGCGATGTACTGGAGGCGGCCCGGGTGGACGGGGCGAGCGAGGGCCAGATCTTCCGGCGGGTCACCGTACCCCTGCTGGCGCCGGTGCTAACGGTGGTCTTCGTGACCCTCGTGATCAACGTCATGAAGGTCTTCGACCTGGTCTACATCATCGCGCCGGGGCCGGTGCAGGAGGAGGCCGACGTCCTGGCCACCCGCATGTGGCTGGTCTCCTTCGGCGGGGGCAACAACCAGGGCCTGGGCAGCGCGCTGAGCGTCTTGCTGCTGCTCCTCGTCGTGCCCGCGATGATCTTCAACATACGTCGCTTCCGAAGGGGCGGAGCATGA